Proteins encoded within one genomic window of Halocatena marina:
- a CDS encoding glycosyltransferase family 2 protein produces the protein MTEGPNKGNTEVAPTNEQIRVIADSIDDSSTSARSGPNLIDGILTNGATIERGDGHNTGGTTEPEHSEAVCTVLVAIPAYNEAATIGDVAQRASKYADHVLVIDDGSEDNTAVLANETGVTVVEHGRNRGYGAALKTAFETAYRFDTRHLVVLDGDGQHDPSDIPRLVAAQERTGAHLVIGSRFVDGATSNASLYRRMGLKTINALTNLSLGVIRSDSRVSDTQSGFRAYNREAVQSLATDKSIGNSMDASTDILYHAHHRNYAIEEVAVAVEYDVANASTQAPLSHGVVLVRNILKTIERERPLTALAVPGFGLTFGGLGFGYWTATNYIQSGTFPVGLALTAAFLMLVGTFACFTAIVLHALSTYFSNTEIQRGQIR, from the coding sequence ATGACCGAAGGGCCGAATAAAGGAAACACAGAGGTTGCTCCTACAAACGAACAGATAAGAGTGATTGCTGACAGCATCGACGATAGCAGCACGTCGGCACGCTCGGGTCCCAATCTCATAGACGGAATCCTCACAAACGGCGCAACAATCGAACGTGGGGACGGCCACAACACTGGTGGGACAACTGAGCCAGAGCACTCTGAGGCGGTCTGTACCGTACTCGTAGCAATTCCCGCGTACAACGAAGCAGCCACGATTGGCGATGTCGCACAGCGAGCCAGTAAATACGCTGATCACGTCCTCGTTATCGACGACGGAAGTGAGGACAACACAGCCGTCTTAGCGAACGAAACAGGTGTGACTGTCGTCGAACACGGACGGAACCGTGGATACGGAGCGGCTCTCAAAACAGCATTCGAGACGGCATACAGATTCGATACTCGCCACCTCGTTGTCCTCGACGGCGATGGACAGCACGACCCCAGCGATATTCCCCGGCTCGTCGCTGCCCAAGAGCGTACCGGCGCACATCTCGTCATTGGTAGTCGGTTTGTCGATGGAGCCACGTCGAACGCGTCCTTATATCGTCGGATGGGGCTCAAAACGATTAACGCTCTAACTAACCTGAGTCTTGGGGTCATCCGTTCTGACTCTCGAGTGAGCGACACCCAGAGCGGGTTTCGCGCGTACAACCGAGAAGCGGTCCAGTCGCTCGCAACAGACAAGAGCATCGGAAACTCGATGGACGCAAGCACAGACATCCTCTATCACGCCCACCACCGCAACTACGCTATCGAAGAAGTCGCTGTCGCGGTCGAGTACGACGTAGCGAACGCGAGCACGCAAGCACCCTTGTCCCACGGTGTTGTCCTTGTGCGGAACATCCTAAAGACAATCGAGCGCGAACGTCCGCTGACAGCGCTTGCTGTTCCGGGATTCGGTCTCACGTTCGGTGGACTGGGCTTTGGCTATTGGACAGCGACTAACTACATCCAATCGGGAACCTTCCCGGTCGGTCTCGCGCTTACCGCTGCATTTCTCATGCTCGTTGGGACGTTTGCCTGTTTCACCGCGATCGTGCTCCACGCACTCAGCACCTACTTTTCGAACACCGAAATACAGCGGGGACAGATTCGATGA
- a CDS encoding GNAT family N-acetyltransferase, which produces MHIKTLTLSEWDDALPTTGYGWAHRPETLQVLDNYTRGELRLYGGFKGEQLIGLLPAVIRNELFAKAVISPPPGFGIPQMGPILMPTSPKQRKQEIVNRKFTSAILDHVAAHDLLTLFGMSCSTKYADPRPYLWAGFDVETRFTYQLPLDAITPERLLQSFSREARRGIRDAEDAGVTVTIQGVDGARDIYSAHKARRNEQGDNYPVSWEYIRDLVATLGDRIRVYVAETSDGEFASGITVVYSNDTGYSLQGGTRTDRQSGSANELLHWRIIEDILTDPALASIDRYDLGNANIESLAHYKSKYSAEPVPHYLIKSGRLMDLAQKAYELIAY; this is translated from the coding sequence ATGCACATTAAGACACTCACACTCTCTGAATGGGACGATGCGCTTCCGACTACCGGCTATGGATGGGCTCACAGACCCGAGACGCTTCAGGTCCTCGATAACTACACAAGAGGCGAACTACGTCTCTATGGAGGATTCAAAGGAGAGCAGCTAATTGGCTTACTTCCCGCTGTTATTCGAAACGAGCTCTTCGCAAAGGCAGTCATCTCTCCACCGCCTGGATTCGGAATTCCACAGATGGGACCTATACTGATGCCGACGAGCCCCAAGCAACGCAAGCAAGAGATTGTAAACCGTAAATTCACCAGCGCGATACTCGATCATGTGGCTGCCCACGATCTGCTCACGCTCTTTGGGATGTCCTGTAGCACTAAGTACGCCGACCCGCGTCCTTATCTCTGGGCAGGATTCGATGTCGAGACGCGTTTTACCTACCAGCTCCCGCTCGATGCCATAACTCCCGAGCGTCTTTTGCAGTCGTTCAGTCGTGAAGCCAGACGGGGTATTCGGGATGCGGAGGATGCAGGAGTAACTGTTACAATCCAAGGAGTCGACGGTGCGCGAGACATCTACTCGGCTCACAAGGCCCGTCGAAACGAGCAGGGTGATAACTATCCGGTGTCGTGGGAGTATATTCGTGATCTTGTGGCGACGCTTGGAGATCGTATCCGGGTCTACGTCGCCGAAACGTCCGACGGAGAGTTTGCCAGTGGTATCACAGTGGTCTACTCGAACGACACAGGGTATTCCCTCCAGGGTGGGACACGCACTGACCGCCAGAGCGGGAGCGCTAACGAACTGTTGCACTGGCGTATCATCGAAGACATACTCACAGATCCAGCACTCGCTTCGATCGACCGGTACGATCTCGGAAACGCAAACATCGAGTCCCTTGCACACTACAAAAGCAAATACAGTGCTGAGCCGGTTCCACATTATCTCATAAAATCTGGAAGGTTGATGGACCTCGCACAGAAAGCATACGAACTAATTGCCTATTAG
- a CDS encoding right-handed parallel beta-helix repeat-containing protein, whose protein sequence is MSIRRRTFLAIVSASSAVIAGSFLHRPDDKRDHTAEPLMTIDQVYQITEQYYIGPKQERPPANEAEGTIWEVTDANQIGGTQRTLSDGERWVTLNIEPDALNSSIRPGEYYLTPNDGIEGIQRVIDRTGGNVVIRLAPGTYAGSELTLAHGVMLQGSGYNATKIKLKDGANTDLITTPDPPKRNVMACTLQNITFDGNKKNNSAGNVVYGAFWNSRFINCGFHSAPEAGFWLAGSVASTDDNHFTGCQFTTNEGVGLRGGANKESHPAVGVVRVDTNWFGHNGGPAIVARGNSWKITNSKLYHNASERGASIELDRCSYATVSGCDSYLGRTDRDHITVRASKGVNSVGNQIKNNDFRGEYRSAVRCLADADEITALQVHGNTIQNSANAIGGIITRTENGGSFANCSFKDNIFTSTMAGSKINLSAGWVSVGNLNA, encoded by the coding sequence ATGTCGATCAGAAGGCGAACGTTCTTAGCGATCGTGAGCGCGAGTAGCGCTGTGATCGCCGGCTCGTTTTTGCACCGACCAGACGACAAACGAGATCACACTGCGGAGCCGCTAATGACCATCGATCAAGTCTATCAAATCACAGAACAGTACTACATCGGACCGAAACAGGAACGCCCTCCAGCAAACGAAGCCGAAGGCACGATCTGGGAGGTGACTGACGCAAATCAGATAGGTGGAACCCAACGGACGCTCTCAGACGGCGAGCGTTGGGTCACGTTGAACATCGAACCTGACGCGCTCAATTCGTCGATACGACCGGGCGAGTACTATCTCACGCCCAACGACGGGATCGAGGGGATCCAGCGAGTGATCGACCGGACAGGGGGTAACGTTGTCATTCGTCTTGCACCAGGAACATACGCCGGTAGCGAACTCACGCTTGCCCACGGCGTTATGCTGCAGGGTTCAGGCTATAACGCGACCAAGATCAAGCTCAAAGACGGAGCAAATACCGACCTGATAACGACGCCAGATCCGCCAAAGCGCAACGTAATGGCATGCACTCTTCAGAACATCACGTTCGACGGGAATAAGAAGAACAACAGTGCTGGCAACGTCGTCTATGGTGCATTCTGGAACAGCCGATTCATCAATTGTGGGTTCCATTCCGCACCTGAGGCCGGATTTTGGCTAGCTGGTTCCGTGGCAAGCACTGACGACAACCACTTTACAGGCTGTCAGTTCACCACCAACGAAGGAGTGGGTCTTCGTGGCGGTGCGAATAAAGAATCACATCCCGCTGTCGGTGTTGTGCGTGTTGACACCAACTGGTTCGGACACAACGGCGGTCCGGCGATCGTCGCCCGTGGAAATTCGTGGAAGATCACCAACTCTAAACTCTATCATAACGCCAGCGAGCGGGGCGCATCGATTGAACTCGATCGATGCAGCTATGCGACCGTTAGCGGCTGTGATAGCTACCTGGGACGAACGGATCGAGATCACATCACGGTACGGGCGTCCAAAGGTGTGAACAGCGTCGGAAACCAGATCAAAAACAATGATTTTCGCGGAGAGTATCGATCAGCGGTACGATGTCTTGCCGACGCGGATGAGATCACAGCGCTCCAAGTTCATGGAAACACGATACAAAACAGTGCGAACGCAATCGGTGGGATCATCACGCGCACTGAGAACGGTGGATCGTTTGCTAACTGTTCGTTCAAAGACAACATTTTCACCAGCACGATGGCCGGTTCGAAGATTAATCTCTCTGCTGGATGGGTCAGTGTAGGAAATCTCAACGCCTAA
- a CDS encoding DUF2206 domain-containing protein, with product MNRRYDMDRLFNWTKSVSLAVMIAYLLTNIALGGELPGSLVLRPVFGVILLTAVPGYLLVALLRVDDQPSGRTAIYAVGLSLTIVTVFSLILNAALPLLGFDRPLTSRHLTAAVSVLVLGLSTARYTSSRSTSPLQSLSLSGRDWVAVVGLSLLPVYSVLVTILTDGGSNGLLIVLLCLLSIVPLLLWWWEESSTLAPYAIWAVSASVLFQMTLVSGHLWGFDIHFEYFTAADILNNEYWDPGRRSPSNSLATVTLLAAVYSKVTGLDLIWVYKAIYPLLVSLLPLGVWYIVRSTFEDRSIATLAPFALVFYYGFFKDMPDKQLVAGLFAVFLLVVFLDDGLSDIQQWVIGISFAIGLTFSHYGVSLLFAAFLGGTVVARHGLQVLTQTDIDGRISRPGLIAFLGGFWIVWYLFSASGVNFYRVVGVGYEIVASLPFPTTERSGAAYATTGFTSVYWILYKFLYIALVGLIGVGMISALYSTVTSSDDARSVEYSLFSAGVFAFLVASVVFTFGMGFDRTLQIALFVVSPFALVGSRTAVSIVSQLAGFLPRSDLRSRIDAIPIDGLFAVFLAVLFLFSSGTIFALAGQQVPPYNINMDEDAGWPVYSQSEVEATRWLANHANDEPTAVYNEWSHIKSRDGLLVSEVVPADELEPIWLKRTSLNHSAYVYVSKKPMRKLNSDSEYIDVQKTPFYTETLSTAEVVYSNEQVTIYYVSR from the coding sequence ATGAACAGACGATACGATATGGATCGGCTTTTTAATTGGACGAAATCGGTGTCACTCGCCGTGATGATCGCGTATCTCTTGACCAATATTGCTCTCGGTGGCGAACTACCGGGAAGTCTCGTTTTGCGTCCCGTCTTTGGGGTTATCCTTCTCACGGCTGTGCCGGGATATTTGCTCGTTGCACTGCTCAGGGTTGATGACCAGCCCTCCGGTCGAACCGCTATCTACGCGGTTGGTCTCAGCTTGACTATCGTGACTGTCTTCTCGCTCATACTCAACGCTGCACTGCCACTGCTGGGCTTCGATCGTCCGCTCACGTCGAGACACCTGACAGCCGCTGTGTCGGTGCTCGTGCTTGGATTGAGCACTGCTCGCTACACTAGCAGTCGATCCACCTCGCCGCTACAGTCGCTATCGCTATCGGGCCGCGATTGGGTTGCCGTCGTAGGACTGAGCCTGTTGCCCGTGTATTCAGTACTCGTCACGATACTCACCGACGGCGGATCTAATGGATTACTCATCGTGCTGTTGTGCTTGCTCTCGATCGTACCATTGCTACTCTGGTGGTGGGAAGAGTCGTCTACCTTGGCACCCTACGCAATCTGGGCGGTGTCGGCGTCTGTCCTCTTCCAGATGACGTTGGTTTCGGGCCATCTGTGGGGCTTCGATATTCATTTCGAGTATTTCACGGCAGCAGACATCCTCAACAATGAGTACTGGGATCCAGGGCGGCGATCCCCGAGTAACTCACTTGCAACGGTCACGCTGTTGGCGGCCGTCTATTCGAAGGTTACAGGACTGGATCTCATCTGGGTCTACAAGGCCATCTATCCGTTGCTCGTATCGCTACTACCACTCGGCGTCTGGTATATTGTACGGAGCACCTTCGAGGACCGCTCCATCGCTACACTAGCTCCGTTTGCGCTCGTGTTCTACTACGGCTTTTTCAAAGATATGCCCGACAAGCAACTGGTTGCGGGACTGTTCGCCGTATTCCTGCTTGTCGTGTTTCTCGATGACGGACTATCAGACATACAGCAATGGGTCATCGGTATCTCGTTCGCCATCGGACTCACGTTCTCACACTACGGCGTTAGTTTGTTATTCGCCGCGTTTCTCGGCGGTACCGTCGTGGCTCGCCACGGACTGCAGGTGCTGACTCAGACAGATATCGACGGTCGAATCTCTCGACCGGGTCTCATCGCTTTCCTCGGGGGATTCTGGATCGTCTGGTATCTATTCTCTGCCTCCGGAGTGAACTTTTATCGCGTCGTCGGAGTCGGCTACGAGATCGTAGCGTCATTGCCGTTTCCGACGACCGAGCGAAGCGGCGCGGCCTACGCAACGACAGGATTCACGTCGGTATATTGGATTCTCTATAAGTTCCTGTATATCGCACTGGTGGGGCTCATCGGGGTCGGAATGATCAGCGCGTTGTATTCGACTGTCACTAGCTCTGACGATGCCAGATCCGTCGAGTATAGCCTGTTTTCAGCCGGTGTGTTCGCATTCCTCGTTGCGTCGGTCGTCTTCACGTTCGGGATGGGGTTCGACCGGACGCTCCAAATCGCTCTGTTCGTAGTTTCGCCCTTTGCGCTCGTTGGATCACGAACTGCGGTCTCGATCGTTTCACAACTCGCTGGCTTTCTTCCACGGAGTGATCTCCGATCGCGCATCGATGCAATCCCCATTGACGGTCTCTTTGCGGTGTTTCTCGCCGTGCTGTTTCTATTCAGCTCAGGCACCATCTTCGCGCTCGCTGGTCAGCAAGTACCTCCATACAACATCAACATGGACGAAGATGCCGGCTGGCCGGTGTACAGTCAAAGCGAGGTCGAAGCCACGAGATGGTTAGCGAACCACGCAAACGACGAGCCTACCGCGGTTTACAACGAATGGAGTCATATCAAAAGCAGAGACGGGTTGCTCGTGAGCGAGGTGGTCCCTGCGGATGAGCTGGAGCCAATCTGGCTGAAACGAACGTCACTGAACCATAGTGCATACGTTTACGTGAGCAAGAAGCCGATGCGGAAGCTGAATAGCGACAGCGAGTACATTGATGTCCAAAAGACACCATTCTATACGGAGACTCTCTCGACGGCTGAGGTAGTGTACAGCAACGAACAAGTGACGATCTACTACGTCTCGCGGTGA
- a CDS encoding UbiA family prenyltransferase, with protein sequence MAVVTNFTLLAGTVGIGALALVINSTQATTLLAKRISRMVPCTFAYWGMIAFGMLFELKDGSVSQELPFLLGAAIVAVSFANWGQWLINDLYDKDTDKHSNQNRATTQNEIPDRITLLTGVALSVFGGLFAFAINAYALFSVLGFIVVFAAYSIRPIRLKSNAYTAMLSIGLLGGCCFLLGSATVVDQPSPFTGLIFTLITLVMTINVSYKDIKDAEHDEKSDSENFVVKFGRDRVRRLLIVGLPASYFIFGMVFQLYSWLPIFAVLALVVVYLLYDRTDKYHRLVYELDAINGIYLLMLGIGYYGIQVSIL encoded by the coding sequence ATGGCTGTAGTCACCAACTTCACACTGTTAGCAGGTACTGTCGGGATCGGAGCTTTAGCTCTCGTAATCAATTCAACTCAAGCAACCACGTTGCTCGCAAAGCGAATTTCGAGAATGGTCCCCTGTACGTTCGCCTACTGGGGAATGATCGCGTTCGGGATGTTGTTCGAGTTGAAAGATGGAAGTGTTTCACAAGAACTCCCCTTCCTACTGGGTGCAGCAATCGTCGCCGTGTCATTCGCTAACTGGGGTCAGTGGTTGATCAACGACCTCTACGATAAGGACACGGACAAACATTCAAACCAAAACCGAGCAACAACACAGAACGAAATCCCAGATAGAATAACACTGCTTACGGGAGTCGCATTGTCCGTTTTCGGAGGATTGTTTGCGTTCGCGATCAATGCATACGCTCTTTTCAGTGTGCTTGGATTCATCGTCGTCTTCGCAGCGTATTCTATTCGACCAATCCGATTGAAATCGAATGCGTACACTGCAATGCTCTCGATTGGTCTGTTGGGAGGCTGTTGTTTCCTCCTTGGATCGGCGACGGTTGTCGATCAGCCGTCACCGTTCACGGGACTCATATTCACACTGATAACACTCGTGATGACAATTAACGTCTCGTATAAAGATATCAAAGACGCAGAACACGACGAGAAATCAGACAGTGAGAACTTCGTCGTCAAATTCGGACGCGATCGCGTCCGACGGCTGCTCATTGTGGGACTTCCTGCCTCCTACTTTATTTTCGGGATGGTGTTTCAACTCTACTCTTGGCTACCGATCTTCGCGGTTCTGGCGCTGGTTGTCGTATATCTACTATACGACAGAACTGACAAATATCATCGGTTAGTGTATGAGCTAGATGCGATCAATGGGATCTACTTGTTGATGCTTGGTATCGGATACTATGGGATTCAGGTGTCAATCTTGTGA
- a CDS encoding polyprenyl synthetase family protein — MHDHVPSRPSDDIDLRNSTPDTSVTNGSVTPSAVFEWLKNEIRPVVDDRIDDIVDDSSFSERLMYQIRTGGKRIRPGLTLTAAELCGLDRDLALDLAAGIELIHTYALVHDDLADGDQVRRGEPAFWEEFGQCDAINIGDMLLAHALESLPEAVIPRAVATVRTMTEGQQLDFDFTNRRNCTVEEYLTMVWKKTGVLLDFCISAPQLASGTTIGIDQRRLGRLWQAFQIRDDVLDLEQGNGRDSIGNDIREGKRTLMVVHADEEKIYDILDKPPTETSGADIDTVCERFESNGSIGFARQRMKTNASDAMNVLAALPDSHQRDRLIALCQFVTERGTDSQGQ; from the coding sequence ATGCACGATCACGTTCCGTCACGACCATCTGATGACATCGACCTCAGAAATTCGACCCCCGACACCAGCGTTACCAACGGCAGTGTCACGCCGTCTGCCGTGTTCGAGTGGCTCAAGAACGAAATTCGTCCGGTGGTCGACGACCGTATCGACGATATCGTCGATGACTCCTCGTTCAGTGAGCGACTGATGTATCAAATACGAACGGGAGGAAAGCGTATCCGACCCGGACTCACACTCACTGCTGCGGAACTCTGTGGTCTCGACCGAGATCTCGCACTCGATCTCGCGGCGGGAATTGAGCTAATACACACCTACGCGTTGGTTCACGACGACTTGGCAGACGGCGACCAAGTACGTCGTGGAGAACCAGCGTTCTGGGAGGAGTTCGGCCAGTGTGATGCGATCAATATTGGTGATATGCTCTTGGCCCACGCGCTCGAATCGCTTCCCGAAGCAGTCATTCCCCGAGCAGTTGCGACAGTTCGGACGATGACAGAGGGCCAGCAGCTTGATTTCGACTTTACCAATCGGCGAAACTGTACTGTTGAGGAGTATCTCACGATGGTCTGGAAGAAAACCGGTGTGCTGCTCGATTTCTGCATTTCTGCACCACAGCTGGCCAGTGGAACGACGATCGGAATCGATCAGCGGCGGCTCGGTCGACTCTGGCAGGCGTTTCAAATCCGGGACGATGTGCTCGATCTTGAGCAGGGCAACGGCAGAGATAGCATAGGCAACGATATCCGTGAAGGAAAACGAACGCTCATGGTGGTTCATGCTGACGAGGAAAAAATCTACGACATTTTGGATAAGCCTCCGACCGAAACCTCTGGTGCTGATATTGACACTGTCTGTGAGCGGTTTGAATCGAATGGCAGTATCGGCTTCGCTCGCCAGCGGATGAAAACAAACGCCAGCGACGCTATGAATGTACTAGCTGCTCTACCAGACTCTCACCAACGAGATCGGCTTATTGCACTCTGTCAATTCGTCACAGAACGGGGAACTGATTCACAAGGTCAGTAG
- a CDS encoding RND family transporter produces MDWSKRLARFITDHSRSVITVLFVATLIIGAGSVHVEESTSFESVEGQSTVIEKNGYVQQHFGGDRNRTTQVLVVTRNETGDVLSKSSLIRSLSYQQSLRENQTVNRTLVDETPITSVASIVGQAAVLQDQQTDRQRGKIPRGHTQTADTDRPESANATRSSQEASTPPIDEQIKQLESMNATEIDRLVTNLFSEDTTSPLGEVGLQLLSKHYEPGTDTADARMMVINQRTAVDTTSGATLTDRTTDAQVAVRDLAESRDSAHDHAIFGHGYMTIEETNSMADSFAIIGPLTLLFVLGTLLFAYRDLLDITLGFFGIFLVLLWTFGFMGWAGMTFNQMMIAVPVLLIGLSIDYSIHVVMRYREEQAEDNRSIRDAMRHSVSKVGVALALVTATTAIGFLTNVTSSLPAVQNFGIVSAVGIVSALVIFGAFIPALKIELDSLLERFGFDREKRAIGTDKSRLNWLLMLGVRAARRAPLVVLLTIVLVSAGSAYAGTQVGSSFSEEQFIADDPPEWTESLPDSLAPSNYTVKENLHYIQSNFQSPEKQTTVLIEGAVTTPKTLKQLNKTREKATQSETTYVGPGGEPAVHTPLSLAHQVAHRNKTVNKTLRAADIDNDGVPDRNITAVYDSLFGAAPDQASQLLYRDDGEYKAIRMSISVGGTHAPSHVASETKTIATAAEHDGVTVTVTGGPVVDKELMERVTATVTESLALTIGLVFLLLLVAFRLSGRRATLGGLTLIPTLLSVSWIVGTMYLLDIPFSFTTAVIGSISIGLGIDYAIHITERYSHELTQHSTPWEALTKTVEGTGGALLSSAVTTASGFGVLAFTFLPGLRQFGVITALSIVYAFIASVLVLPSLLILWTQAVGEDLPAGKNNPVEKTTTND; encoded by the coding sequence ATGGATTGGAGTAAACGACTCGCCAGATTCATCACTGATCACAGCCGCAGTGTCATCACTGTGCTGTTCGTGGCGACTCTCATCATCGGTGCAGGGAGCGTTCACGTCGAGGAGTCAACATCGTTCGAGTCTGTCGAGGGACAGTCGACAGTGATCGAAAAGAATGGATACGTACAACAGCACTTTGGCGGTGATAGAAATCGGACGACGCAGGTGCTCGTCGTCACACGGAACGAGACTGGAGATGTTCTCTCGAAGTCATCGCTTATTCGGTCTCTCAGCTACCAGCAGTCGCTTCGAGAAAATCAGACAGTCAACCGAACCCTCGTCGATGAAACTCCGATCACGAGTGTCGCAAGCATCGTTGGGCAGGCTGCCGTCCTTCAGGACCAACAGACGGACCGTCAGAGGGGGAAAATTCCGCGCGGACATACACAGACAGCGGACACAGATCGTCCTGAGTCAGCAAACGCAACCAGATCATCCCAAGAAGCCTCGACACCTCCGATCGACGAGCAGATCAAACAGCTGGAATCGATGAACGCCACCGAAATCGATCGGTTGGTCACCAATCTCTTCAGCGAAGACACGACGAGTCCGCTTGGAGAAGTCGGTCTCCAGTTGCTCTCGAAACACTACGAACCGGGAACGGACACCGCAGACGCGCGAATGATGGTGATCAACCAACGTACAGCGGTGGATACGACGAGTGGTGCAACGCTGACGGACCGCACCACCGACGCGCAGGTGGCTGTGCGTGATCTTGCTGAATCCCGGGACAGCGCCCATGATCATGCTATCTTTGGCCACGGATATATGACGATCGAAGAGACGAATTCGATGGCAGATAGCTTCGCTATTATTGGACCACTGACATTGTTGTTTGTTCTCGGCACTCTCCTCTTTGCGTACCGCGATCTCTTGGACATCACGCTGGGCTTCTTCGGCATCTTCCTCGTCCTGCTGTGGACATTCGGTTTCATGGGCTGGGCAGGGATGACGTTCAATCAGATGATGATAGCAGTCCCTGTGCTTCTCATCGGACTCTCGATCGACTACAGTATTCACGTCGTAATGCGGTACCGGGAGGAACAAGCAGAGGACAATCGGAGTATTCGGGATGCCATGCGTCATTCGGTGAGCAAAGTCGGTGTCGCATTGGCACTGGTGACTGCGACCACTGCAATTGGATTCCTGACAAACGTCACAAGCAGCCTCCCAGCAGTCCAAAATTTCGGTATCGTAAGCGCAGTCGGGATCGTCTCGGCGCTGGTGATCTTCGGGGCATTCATTCCGGCACTGAAGATCGAACTGGATAGTCTGCTCGAACGGTTCGGATTCGACCGAGAAAAGCGCGCTATTGGTACGGACAAGAGTCGGCTGAATTGGCTCTTGATGCTCGGTGTCCGGGCTGCACGCCGCGCACCTCTCGTTGTGCTGCTTACTATTGTACTGGTGAGTGCTGGAAGTGCGTACGCGGGAACACAGGTTGGCAGTTCGTTCTCCGAAGAGCAGTTCATTGCTGATGATCCACCAGAGTGGACTGAATCGCTTCCGGATTCGCTCGCACCTTCGAACTACACGGTCAAAGAGAACCTCCATTACATCCAATCGAACTTTCAGTCACCGGAGAAACAGACCACCGTCCTCATAGAGGGGGCAGTGACCACACCCAAGACGCTCAAACAACTGAACAAAACTAGAGAGAAGGCCACCCAATCGGAGACAACGTACGTCGGACCGGGTGGAGAACCTGCCGTACACACGCCACTATCGCTGGCTCATCAAGTTGCACACCGAAATAAAACTGTTAACAAAACTCTACGTGCAGCCGACATCGACAACGATGGCGTCCCCGACCGGAACATCACTGCAGTTTACGACTCGCTGTTCGGAGCGGCACCCGATCAAGCAAGCCAGTTGCTTTACCGTGACGATGGAGAATACAAGGCTATCCGGATGAGTATCTCAGTCGGTGGCACACACGCACCAAGCCATGTTGCTTCGGAAACGAAAACAATTGCCACGGCCGCAGAACACGATGGTGTCACAGTCACCGTGACCGGCGGGCCAGTCGTAGACAAAGAATTGATGGAGCGGGTTACGGCGACGGTGACCGAGAGTCTCGCCTTGACCATTGGTCTCGTCTTCCTCTTGCTTCTGGTTGCGTTTCGATTATCGGGAAGACGAGCGACACTCGGTGGATTGACATTAATTCCGACCCTTCTCAGCGTGAGTTGGATCGTTGGAACGATGTATCTACTCGATATCCCATTCAGCTTCACAACTGCTGTCATCGGGAGCATTTCGATCGGACTCGGAATCGATTACGCTATCCACATCACTGAACGATACAGTCACGAACTGACGCAGCACAGTACCCCGTGGGAGGCACTCACAAAAACCGTCGAAGGGACTGGCGGGGCACTTTTGAGTAGTGCAGTCACGACCGCCAGTGGTTTCGGTGTGCTGGCGTTCACGTTCCTTCCAGGACTACGACAGTTCGGTGTCATTACTGCGCTGTCGATTGTGTACGCATTCATCGCCAGCGTGCTCGTTCTGCCTTCGTTACTGATACTCTGGACGCAAGCGGTAGGTGAAGATCTCCCTGCAGGGAAGAACAACCCCGTAGAAAAGACAACGACGAACGATTGA